The sequence GGCGTACGTCACGGCGATGAAGTCGGACCTGCGCAACCTCGTGACGGCTGAGGAAGCGTTCTTCTCCGATTCGACGTATTACACGACCGCGACGACGCTCGTTGCGCGTAACGGGTTCAAGAACTCGTCTGGTGTCGGCGTCCCAGGCGTGACCCCCGGGCCGGGCTACTGGTCGGCGACGGTTACGCACAGTCAGCTTTCTGGTTCGACCTGCGGTATCGGCGTGAA comes from Gemmatimonadaceae bacterium and encodes:
- a CDS encoding prepilin-type N-terminal cleavage/methylation domain-containing protein, producing the protein MTNLLRARKGFTLIELLIVVVIIGILAAIAIPKFANTKNKAYVTAMKSDLRNLVTAEEAFFSDSTYYTTATTLVARNGFKNSSGVGVPGVTPGPGYWSATVTHSQLSGSTCGIGV